The nucleotide window CTAGATTCATCATGATTTACCTACAGACTCTTAACTTGAATATCGGAGAAGTGTTGGCCTTCCATGACGTACTGAGCACCACTCACCACGACGAAATCGCCATCGTTGAGCGTTGATTCAACACATACGGTATTTTGGGACATCGAAACCACGTCCACGGTTACACCATTAGCTTGCTCGTTCTTAACTGTGAACACTTGCTCGATGCCAGATTGATTCACCAACGCTGAATACGGTAAACAGAAATTGTTGCTAGCTTCGCCAAGTTGAGTTGTCAGTGTGACGGCTTTTCCTGGCAACACTGACTTGTTGGTTGTCTCTACATGGTAGGTAACCGCGTAGGTTTGCTTGATAAGATGAGGTGACGTGGCAATTTCAGCGGCGTACCCAATCAGCTTTTCCTCTGAACCATACCAATTGATAACAGCGGTTTGATTCGGTTGGAACTCATGAATCAAGTTTTCTGGGACTTGGATTTTAACTTCAAGCTGATCTGGGTTGTGGATGGTGAAAACCGAAATGCCCGGCAGAACTTGTTCAAACTGTTCGAAATTCGATGCCGCTACAACGCCGTCGAAGGGTGCGAGTAACTTGGTATAACGAATCGAATCTTTCGCACGGCGTATGTTCTGTTCTACGACTTTAACCGCCGCTTCACTTCGTTCATAACCGCTGATTGCACGGTCTAGATTAACATCGGCAATCGCATTATCAGCGATGGCTTGTTTTACTCGTACAAGTTCGGATTTCGCTAATTTGTGTGCAGATTTCGCTTCGAGTGCTCGTGCTTGTAACTCTTCTAACGCGACTTGATAATCATGAGGGTCTAACTGCGCAAGTGGTTGGCCTTTCTTAACTGAATCACCAACCGAGACCATCATTTTTTGAATAGTGCCAGGTACACGAAACGCAACGCCAGCGGTTTCTGATGACTGCAATTTGCCTGTGAACGATTTTTCAACTTGATGAGAGAGAGGTTCAAGTTGGATAACTTGAATCGGGCGCGTTTGTTTTTGAGCTATCGTCGCCTCAGAGTCATTACAGCCAAACAGAGCGGTTAGGCTTAGTGCCATGACTGTGTATTTGAAGATAGGTGTCTGCTGAAAGATAGACGAACGCTGCAAAACAGATGAATGTTGAGATATAGGCTTCATGGATTACTCCTGTCAATTTATGGAGTAATTCTATCTTTCAGTCTTGTTTAGATAATCTAGTCTTCACGTGAAACACTGTCACAATATTCGTTACAATAACTAAAGTTTCGGAAGCTCTTGTAATAAAAAATCAATCAAAAGCTGTGCTGAATGGCTTAACGCTTTACGCTGAGGATAGAGCAGCCATGCTTCTTCTTCTTGAAGATTCTCGTCGGGGAACAGGTTAATCAAGGTGCCGTCTTTGAGTTGCTGTCGTACCAAGAGTTCTGGTAACAACGCGATGCCTCTATGTCGAATTACACCGCCTTTCACGAACCCAATGCTGTCGCTAACGACCGAAGGTTCAACTTTGATGGTGTGATCTTTGATGTCCCATTGTTTATCGATGTCGCCACTTGGCCACCTGAAGCAAACAAATGGGTAATTGGAGAGCTCTCTTAGGTTTGAGGGCTTGCCTTGTTTCTCTAGAAATTCAGGGCTTGCGACAAAAATACGCTGGAGAACCATCACTTTACGAGCAACCACGTTAGCGTCGCTCAACGTCCCACCATGCATAGCGAGGTCTAATCCTTGACGGTACATGTCGACAAAGGCGTTACTAATGTTGCGAATATCAAGCTCAACCTTAGGGTACATATCTTGGAATTTAAACAGAGTCGACTGCATGATGTCGCTGGTTTCAGGCAATAGACCAATCTTAATTTGCCCGTGTGCAACCTCTGAAAGGTTGGAAGCGACATGGTTCGCTTTGTCGAG belongs to Vibrio splendidus and includes:
- a CDS encoding efflux RND transporter periplasmic adaptor subunit, with product MKPISQHSSVLQRSSIFQQTPIFKYTVMALSLTALFGCNDSEATIAQKQTRPIQVIQLEPLSHQVEKSFTGKLQSSETAGVAFRVPGTIQKMMVSVGDSVKKGQPLAQLDPHDYQVALEELQARALEAKSAHKLAKSELVRVKQAIADNAIADVNLDRAISGYERSEAAVKVVEQNIRRAKDSIRYTKLLAPFDGVVAASNFEQFEQVLPGISVFTIHNPDQLEVKIQVPENLIHEFQPNQTAVINWYGSEEKLIGYAAEIATSPHLIKQTYAVTYHVETTNKSVLPGKAVTLTTQLGEASNNFCLPYSALVNQSGIEQVFTVKNEQANGVTVDVVSMSQNTVCVESTLNDGDFVVVSGAQYVMEGQHFSDIQVKSL
- a CDS encoding LysR family transcriptional regulator, whose translation is MKIADLKLFTTVVELGSFTAAANALDLPRANVSRRINDLEKSLGIQLFFRTTRSLSLTKSGELYYKELLNALSALDKANHVASNLSEVAHGQIKIGLLPETSDIMQSTLFKFQDMYPKVELDIRNISNAFVDMYRQGLDLAMHGGTLSDANVVARKVMVLQRIFVASPEFLEKQGKPSNLRELSNYPFVCFRWPSGDIDKQWDIKDHTIKVEPSVVSDSIGFVKGGVIRHRGIALLPELLVRQQLKDGTLINLFPDENLQEEEAWLLYPQRKALSHSAQLLIDFLLQELPKL